CCAAACCATAATTCCAAACGGTCTTGACTACTTTGTCCAGTACGTGCCATTAAGTAAAGGAGGATACTCGCATGAAAGCAAAGAATCTAAGCGCTCCCCCAGTTGTCGTGCAGACCCCAAAGACTAATTTGTAAACCTTGTAGTAGACTAGTGACCATAAGTATTGCCGATTCAAGTCGCATTCCCTTTGCTTTTCCACCTAATAGACGACAGCCCAGTTCAATCGTACTTATCAAGACAACGATTGCTGGAAAGGCAAAGGAAAAATGGGTCAAGTAAGTGACATATAGGAAGCAGGCCACGAGACAGGCGACAATCAGTCCCTTAATTTTCCAAATGTCTTTTGGTGAAAAATATTCCAAGAGTTTCTTGGTTTTGGTTTGAAGACTAGTCTTTTCGTCGGGATATTCCTGGGAGACTAGCTGTAAATTAGTAGTATAGTTATTTGTTTCCATCATAATTCTCCTTTTGGATGTTAGTCCAAAAAGACTTTATTATAAAAAATGTTCAATTTTGTCACCCAACTGTAAAATTACTAAAAATAGGTCTATGGACTTAGGTCTGGAGAATGAGTTGGAAAAATAGGTGAGTAAAAAATATTATTCTCACATTGAATGATAGATTGTACGGGCTATATTGTCAGAAACTGTCAAATGCTAAAGATAGTTTTTTAGAGATTAACTGTTTGTTTATCTGGGATTGAGCAAAGGACTTCTATCGAGGATCACCAAAGGTGATGTCATTTTTTGACACTATATGTTAGATTGACTGCTATCTAAATGTTGCAAAATTTCTGAAAATTCGTTGACATGTATTTTCAAAGTAGTATGATATTAACATAAAAAAACTTAGGAGGTTCTTATGTTAGGTGTCATCCTACTCTATGTTGGTATGGTTTTGGTGAGTAATGGACTCCATCGTTTAGAGGGTATTCCTGATAAATCAAATGTTGTCATGAATATCTTTACGGGTGGTCTGGGTTTGATTCTCAACATTATTGTCATTGCTTACGGAGCTTGTACAGGGCAAGGTGCTGAATGGTTTTATGGTAGCGCTACTGGTCTTTTATTTGCTTTCACCTATCTTTACTCAGCAATCAATACGATTTTCGATTTTGATCAACGTTTGTATGGGTGGTTTAGTTTATTTGTGGCAATTAATACGATACCAGCAGGGATTCTTTGCTTAACATCTGGATACGGTGGTAATGCTTGGTATGGTATTATTTGGTTCTTGTGGGGTGTCCTATGGCTAACTGCCTTTATTGAAATTAATCTTAAGAAGAATCTAGGAAAATTTGTTCCTTACCTAGCTATTTTTGAAGGAATTGTAACAGCTTGGATTCCAGGGCTTTTGATGCTTTGGGGCAAGTGGTAAGCATTGATTTAAGGAGGAAAAACGATGCAATTGACAATGCGCGAGCAGGAAAAAATGATGATTAGCCTTGCGGCTATGATTGCTCAACGACGTAAAGACAAAGGAATCAAATTGAATCATCCAGAAGCAGTTGCTTTAATCACTGACTATGTGCTTGAAGGTGCAAGAGAAGGTAAAACTGTTGCCCAATTGATGGATGAAGCTCGCAATCTCTTAACACGTGAAGATGTTATGGAAGGTATTGCAGAAATGATTCCAATGATTCAAGTTGAAGCTACTTTTACGGACAGTACAAAACTGGTTACTGTTCATGATCCTATTCAGTAAGGAGAAATGTAATGATTCCAGGTGAATACCATGTGGCGAGTGAGCCAATTGATTATAACGGTGGTTACGAAGCCATTAGTCTTGAAGTGAAAAATGTGGGTGACCGTGCTGCTCAAGTGGGTTCTCACTACCATTTTTATGAAGCAAACGAAGCTGGTCTTCAATTTGATCGTGAAAAGGCGCGAGGCAAACGTCTAGATATTCCAGCAGGTACAGCCATTCGTTTTGAGCCAGGTGAAACGAAAACAGTACAACTTATTGACTTTGGAGGGGAACGTCGTATTTTTGGTTTCAATAACAAGGTCAATGGTTTCTTAGACTAGAAAGAGGACAAATCGATGAGTTTTAAAATGGATCGTGAAGAGTATGCTCAACACTATGGACCAACTGTAGGGGATAGTGTACGTCTTGGAGACACCAATCTTTTTGCAGCCATTGA
This region of Streptococcus thermophilus genomic DNA includes:
- a CDS encoding AmiS/UreI family transporter; translation: MLGVILLYVGMVLVSNGLHRLEGIPDKSNVVMNIFTGGLGLILNIIVIAYGACTGQGAEWFYGSATGLLFAFTYLYSAINTIFDFDQRLYGWFSLFVAINTIPAGILCLTSGYGGNAWYGIIWFLWGVLWLTAFIEINLKKNLGKFVPYLAIFEGIVTAWIPGLLMLWGKW
- a CDS encoding urease subunit gamma: MQLTMREQEKMMISLAAMIAQRRKDKGIKLNHPEAVALITDYVLEGAREGKTVAQLMDEARNLLTREDVMEGIAEMIPMIQVEATFTDSTKLVTVHDPIQ
- a CDS encoding urease subunit beta; its protein translation is MIPGEYHVASEPIDYNGGYEAISLEVKNVGDRAAQVGSHYHFYEANEAGLQFDREKARGKRLDIPAGTAIRFEPGETKTVQLIDFGGERRIFGFNNKVNGFLD